The Pseudomonas berkeleyensis genome includes a region encoding these proteins:
- a CDS encoding type 1 glutamine amidotransferase, which yields MRVQILQHVPFEGIGSMAEWFQARGADVRYTRFFEANAQLPEPASCDLIVAMGGPMSVNDEAELPWLIAEKAFLREAIEAGVAVLGVCLGAQLIASALGARVHPNAVAEIGWFPLWRAESVGDDCFVFPDRVELLHWHGETFELPAGATLLASSEACRHQAFQLGRRVIGLQCHPEMTPQIVADLLAECADELRPGQWVQAPEQLAAEPRTYVPGNVLMARLLDYLLG from the coding sequence ATGCGTGTACAGATACTGCAGCACGTGCCCTTCGAGGGTATCGGCAGCATGGCCGAGTGGTTTCAGGCGCGGGGCGCCGATGTGCGTTACACCCGCTTCTTCGAGGCGAATGCGCAACTGCCCGAGCCCGCAAGCTGCGATCTGATCGTCGCCATGGGCGGGCCGATGAGCGTCAACGATGAAGCCGAGCTGCCCTGGTTGATTGCCGAGAAGGCGTTTCTCCGTGAAGCGATCGAGGCGGGTGTCGCGGTGTTGGGGGTATGCCTGGGGGCACAGTTGATCGCCAGCGCGCTGGGGGCCCGCGTGCATCCCAATGCGGTGGCCGAGATCGGCTGGTTTCCGCTATGGCGAGCCGAATCTGTCGGCGACGATTGCTTCGTCTTTCCCGACCGTGTCGAGTTGCTGCACTGGCACGGTGAAACCTTCGAGCTGCCTGCGGGCGCCACGCTGCTGGCGTCGAGCGAAGCCTGTCGGCACCAGGCGTTCCAGCTCGGCAGGCGGGTGATCGGGTTGCAATGCCACCCGGAAATGACGCCGCAGATTGTCGCCGACCTGCTGGCCGAATGCGCCGATGAACTCAGGCCAGGGCAATGGGTGCAAGCGCCGGAGCAGCTGGCGGCAGAGCCACGCACATACGTGCCCGGCAATGTCCTGATGGCGCGGCTGCTGGACTACCTGCTCGGCTAG
- a CDS encoding DMT family transporter, with the protein MAWLNGWGFLLLAGICEVFYASIIPRTDGFTRLWPSLYCAFFLALSIYLLSLSVRELPLGLAYAVWVGIGTLGTVAYGAMFLGESLNLLRSLCLVMIVAGIVGLKLASHETA; encoded by the coding sequence ATGGCCTGGTTGAACGGTTGGGGTTTTCTGCTGCTGGCCGGTATCTGCGAGGTGTTCTATGCCTCGATCATTCCGCGTACCGATGGTTTCACGCGTTTGTGGCCAAGCCTGTACTGCGCGTTTTTCCTGGCGCTGAGCATCTACCTGCTGAGCCTGTCGGTGCGCGAGTTGCCGCTCGGCCTGGCCTACGCCGTGTGGGTTGGCATCGGCACCCTGGGCACGGTGGCTTACGGCGCGATGTTTCTCGGCGAAAGCCTGAACCTGTTGCGCAGCCTGTGCCTGGTGATGATCGTCGCCGGCATCGTCGGCCTGAAACTGGCCAGCCACGAGACGGCGTAG